The Pseudomonas asiatica genome has a segment encoding these proteins:
- a CDS encoding ABC transporter permease has protein sequence MTRNGPLALSFHALVMLFMLAPLVVVCLVAFTPENTLSLPTAGFSLRWFSAVFERADFLDAFYNSLKLAALAASLATLIAVPAGLAITRYSFPGQGFLNGLLLSPIIIPHLVLGVALLRLFALLGVNGSFAWLVFAHVVVITPYVLRLVLAAAIGIDRSAEQAAQSLGAGRVTLFCKVTLPMILPGVAGGWLLAFINSFDEVTLSIFVTSPATQTLPVRMYVYATESIDPMMAAVSALVIAVTALTMVALDRVYGLDRVLVGKQ, from the coding sequence ATGACCCGTAACGGCCCGCTGGCCCTTTCCTTTCACGCCCTGGTGATGCTGTTCATGCTCGCCCCGCTGGTGGTGGTGTGCCTGGTGGCATTCACCCCGGAAAACACCCTGAGCCTGCCCACCGCCGGCTTCTCGCTGCGCTGGTTCAGCGCCGTGTTCGAGCGTGCCGATTTCCTCGATGCGTTCTACAACAGCCTGAAACTCGCGGCCCTGGCTGCCTCGCTGGCCACTTTGATCGCCGTGCCGGCGGGCCTGGCGATCACCCGCTACAGCTTCCCCGGCCAAGGCTTTCTCAACGGCCTGCTGCTGTCGCCGATCATCATCCCGCACCTGGTGCTGGGTGTGGCCTTGCTGCGGCTGTTCGCCTTGCTGGGGGTCAATGGCAGCTTCGCCTGGCTGGTGTTCGCCCATGTCGTGGTGATCACCCCTTACGTGCTGCGCCTGGTACTGGCTGCAGCCATCGGTATCGATCGCAGCGCCGAGCAGGCCGCGCAAAGCCTGGGTGCTGGCCGGGTCACGCTGTTCTGCAAGGTCACCCTGCCGATGATCCTGCCCGGTGTGGCCGGCGGCTGGCTGCTGGCGTTCATCAACAGCTTCGACGAAGTGACCCTGTCGATCTTCGTCACCTCGCCTGCCACCCAGACCCTGCCAGTGCGCATGTACGTATACGCCACCGAATCCATCGACCCGATGATGGCCGCCGTCTCGGCGCTGGTGATCGCCGTCACCGCCCTGACCATGGTCGCCCTGGACCGCGTATATGGCCTGGACCGCGTGCTGGTGGGCAAGCAATGA
- a CDS encoding IclR family transcriptional regulator, whose amino-acid sequence MNTPAIHPRDLIAGLQKGLALMQLFSAEQPRLSVPQAARLSGLTPSAARRFLLTLVHEGFAETDSREYWLTPKALRLGQAYVDSAQLPRMLRPIVEQVARQTQEHVSVGTRDGDEIIHLVRSRYSHVASLSIRPGSRVPMYCTAGGRVWLAWLDEGERDAYFARNPLRGLTPYTQTDRLQLEAELLRVKEQGFCIVDQEYEIGMRVLGVPLLDRAGRLKATLTITTHASRLSVDEIRLRYLPTLYEAQALLRPVLD is encoded by the coding sequence ATGAACACCCCCGCTATCCACCCCCGTGACCTGATCGCCGGCTTGCAGAAGGGCCTGGCGCTCATGCAGCTGTTCAGCGCCGAGCAGCCGCGCCTTAGCGTGCCGCAGGCGGCCAGGTTGTCTGGCCTTACCCCCAGTGCCGCGCGGCGGTTTCTGTTGACCTTGGTGCACGAAGGGTTTGCCGAAACCGACAGCCGTGAGTACTGGCTTACGCCCAAGGCGCTGCGCCTTGGCCAGGCGTATGTGGACTCGGCACAACTGCCGCGCATGCTGCGGCCGATCGTCGAGCAGGTGGCGCGGCAGACCCAGGAGCATGTGTCGGTAGGTACCCGTGATGGTGACGAGATCATCCACCTGGTACGTAGCCGCTACAGCCATGTGGCCTCGTTGTCGATCCGGCCGGGTTCGCGGGTGCCGATGTATTGCACCGCCGGCGGGCGCGTCTGGCTGGCCTGGCTGGATGAGGGGGAGCGGGATGCCTACTTTGCGCGTAACCCGCTGCGAGGGTTGACGCCTTATACGCAGACGGACCGGTTACAGCTGGAGGCGGAGTTGCTGCGGGTGAAGGAGCAGGGGTTCTGTATCGTGGACCAGGAGTATGAAATCGGCATGCGCGTGCTGGGTGTGCCACTGCTGGACCGGGCTGGCCGGCTGAAAGCGACGTTGACCATCACCACCCATGCTTCGCGGTTGAGTGTGGATGAAATACGCTTGCGGTATCTGCCGACCCTGTACGAGGCCCAGGCGTTGTTGCGGCCGGTGCTGGATTGA
- a CDS encoding NAD(P)/FAD-dependent oxidoreductase: protein MSAIVIIGAGPAGIRAAQTLVAHGLRPVLLDEASRGGGQIYRQQPANFRRSAKALYGFEAGKAQAVHATLEQLRGQVDYRPDTLVWNAEQQVLDTLQQGQLADRLAFDRVIVATGATDRVLPIPGWTLPGVYTLGAAQIALKFQGCAIGERVVLAGSGPLLYLVAYQYAKAGATVSAVLDTSPFSAQVRALPRLLLQPGTFAKGLYYRAWLARKGVPVHQGVTLLGIDGEQRASGVRWLHNGQQHDLPCDAVAFAHALRSETQLADLLGCQFAWSALNRAWLPVRDAQGRATSPGVYLAGDGAGILGADGAEMSGELAALTLLADLGKPGNPQRQQQLERRLATLQRFRQGLEQAFPFPEQWARQAPDHLTVCRCEQISAGEIRATVRAGHWEINRVKAMCRVGMGRCQGRVCGAAAAELIACESGRAIDQVGRLRGQAPVKPLPFGLEIKP, encoded by the coding sequence ATGAGTGCGATCGTGATCATCGGTGCCGGCCCGGCCGGCATCCGCGCCGCGCAAACCCTGGTAGCCCACGGCCTGCGCCCGGTGCTGCTGGACGAAGCCAGCCGCGGCGGCGGGCAGATCTACCGCCAGCAGCCGGCCAACTTTCGCCGCTCGGCCAAAGCGTTGTACGGCTTCGAGGCAGGAAAGGCGCAAGCCGTGCACGCCACCCTCGAGCAACTGCGCGGGCAGGTCGACTACCGCCCGGACACCCTGGTATGGAACGCCGAGCAGCAAGTGCTGGACACCTTGCAACAGGGCCAACTGGCCGACCGCCTGGCGTTCGACCGGGTGATCGTCGCCACCGGTGCCACCGACCGGGTGTTGCCGATACCCGGCTGGACCCTTCCTGGGGTCTATACCTTGGGCGCTGCGCAAATCGCCCTGAAGTTCCAGGGCTGCGCGATCGGTGAACGGGTGGTGCTGGCCGGCAGCGGGCCGCTGCTGTACCTGGTGGCCTACCAGTACGCCAAGGCCGGTGCCACGGTCAGCGCGGTGCTCGACACCTCACCGTTCAGCGCCCAGGTGCGTGCCCTGCCACGCCTGCTTCTGCAACCGGGCACCTTTGCCAAGGGCCTGTACTACCGAGCCTGGCTGGCCCGCAAGGGTGTGCCGGTGCACCAGGGCGTGACCCTGCTGGGTATCGACGGCGAGCAACGCGCCAGCGGTGTGCGCTGGCTGCACAATGGCCAGCAACACGACCTGCCGTGCGACGCCGTGGCATTCGCCCACGCCCTGCGCAGTGAAACCCAACTGGCCGACCTGCTGGGTTGCCAGTTCGCCTGGAGCGCGCTCAACCGCGCCTGGCTACCGGTACGTGACGCCCAGGGCCGGGCCACCAGCCCCGGCGTGTACCTGGCAGGCGACGGTGCCGGCATCCTCGGTGCCGACGGTGCCGAGATGAGCGGTGAACTGGCCGCCCTGACACTGCTGGCCGACCTCGGCAAGCCCGGCAACCCGCAGCGCCAGCAGCAACTGGAAAGGCGCCTGGCCACCTTGCAGCGCTTCCGCCAAGGGCTGGAGCAGGCCTTTCCATTTCCCGAGCAGTGGGCCCGCCAAGCCCCGGACCATCTCACCGTGTGCCGCTGCGAACAGATCAGCGCCGGGGAAATCCGCGCCACCGTGCGTGCCGGGCACTGGGAAATCAACCGGGTCAAGGCCATGTGCCGAGTCGGCATGGGCCGCTGCCAGGGCCGAGTGTGCGGTGCCGCTGCCGCCGAGTTGATCGCCTGCGAAAGTGGTCGGGCCATTGACCAGGTAGGGCGCCTGCGTGGCCAGGCACCGGTCAAGCCCCTGCCCTTTGGCCTGGAGATAAAACCATGA
- a CDS encoding ABC transporter permease, which translates to MSAAKLRSSAWGYGLSMPALLLFLALLVVPLGLTVLLSFNAFDYSSGIQAGQYTLGHYLSLVTDTYYYEIFFRTFWISALVTLLCVLIGIPEALVLSRMGAPWRSIFLILVLTPLLISVVVRAFGWSLLLGADGLVNQGITALGGQPVKLLYTPFAVIIGLVHVMLPFMIIPVWTSLQKLDPAAEQAALSLGASQWTVFRRIVLPQIMPGVLSGTLIVFGLAASSFAIPGLLGGRRLKMVATMIYDQYLAELNWPMGATIAVALLLINLLVMLSWNRLVERRYKRALGV; encoded by the coding sequence ATGAGCGCGGCAAAACTGCGCAGCAGCGCCTGGGGCTACGGCCTCAGCATGCCGGCGCTGCTGTTGTTCCTGGCCTTGCTGGTGGTGCCACTGGGGCTGACCGTGCTGCTGTCGTTCAACGCGTTCGACTACAGCAGCGGCATCCAGGCCGGCCAGTACACCCTCGGCCATTACCTGAGCCTGGTGACCGACACCTACTACTACGAGATCTTCTTCCGCACCTTCTGGATCAGCGCCCTGGTCACCCTGCTTTGCGTGCTGATCGGCATCCCCGAGGCCTTGGTGCTCAGCCGCATGGGCGCGCCGTGGCGCTCGATCTTCCTGATCCTGGTGCTGACCCCGCTGCTGATTTCGGTGGTAGTGCGGGCCTTCGGCTGGAGCCTGCTGCTGGGCGCCGACGGCCTGGTCAACCAGGGCATCACTGCCCTCGGCGGGCAGCCGGTGAAGCTGCTGTATACGCCCTTTGCGGTGATCATCGGCCTGGTCCACGTGATGCTGCCGTTCATGATCATCCCGGTGTGGACCTCGCTGCAGAAGCTCGACCCGGCTGCCGAGCAAGCCGCGCTGTCACTGGGTGCCAGCCAGTGGACGGTGTTCCGCCGCATCGTGCTGCCACAGATCATGCCCGGCGTGCTGTCGGGCACGCTGATCGTGTTCGGCCTGGCCGCCAGTTCGTTCGCCATCCCCGGTCTGCTGGGCGGGCGCCGGCTGAAGATGGTCGCCACCATGATCTACGACCAGTACCTGGCCGAACTGAACTGGCCGATGGGTGCCACCATCGCCGTGGCCCTGCTGCTGATCAACCTGCTGGTGATGCTCAGTTGGAACCGGCTGGTCGAACGCCGCTACAAACGCGCACTTGGAGTCTGA
- a CDS encoding IclR family transcriptional regulator codes for MDSDKRNEQAKEVGVSAVSRLFAVLRALGECGGEGEKVSQLAQRVGLAQPTTHRLLRSLIEEGMVDQCATSKRYRLSLDFFALAAKAGQVGNLRDVVRPSLLRLSASLGDSLFLLARSGFDAVCLDRSEGPYPIRTFTGDIGGRVALGVGQGSLAILAFLPEEERDEVIRYNLPRLKDFHHYDEVMLRAEIDNVRSLGYAGRNTGVLDGMAGLAVPILDRNGHAVAALSVATISDRLGPNRMPTVVALLKREAAAIGERVNPFDPVLRRPSHVFG; via the coding sequence ATGGATTCCGATAAGCGAAATGAGCAGGCCAAGGAAGTAGGTGTCAGTGCGGTGTCGCGTTTGTTCGCCGTGTTGCGTGCGCTGGGAGAATGCGGCGGCGAGGGCGAGAAGGTCAGCCAGCTGGCGCAGCGGGTTGGCCTGGCGCAACCCACAACCCACCGCCTGCTGCGCAGCCTGATTGAAGAAGGCATGGTCGATCAGTGCGCGACCAGCAAGCGCTACCGGCTGAGCCTGGATTTTTTTGCCTTGGCGGCCAAGGCCGGGCAAGTCGGCAACCTGCGCGATGTGGTGCGCCCCAGCCTGCTGCGGTTGTCGGCCTCGCTGGGCGATTCGCTGTTCCTGCTGGCGCGCTCGGGGTTCGATGCGGTGTGCCTGGACCGCAGCGAAGGGCCATACCCGATCCGTACCTTCACCGGCGATATTGGCGGCCGTGTGGCCTTGGGGGTGGGGCAGGGCAGCCTGGCAATCCTGGCCTTCCTGCCGGAGGAGGAGCGCGACGAGGTGATCCGCTACAACCTGCCGCGGCTGAAGGATTTCCACCATTACGACGAAGTCATGCTGCGCGCCGAAATCGACAATGTGCGCAGCCTCGGCTATGCCGGGCGCAATACCGGAGTGCTCGATGGCATGGCCGGCCTGGCGGTGCCGATCCTCGATCGTAACGGCCATGCGGTGGCGGCCCTGAGCGTGGCGACCATCAGCGACCGCCTGGGGCCCAACCGCATGCCGACCGTGGTGGCGCTGCTCAAGCGCGAGGCGGCGGCGATTGGCGAGCGGGTCAACCCGTTCGACCCGGTGCTACGCCGGCCTTCGCATGTGTTTGGTTGA
- a CDS encoding NAD(P)/FAD-dependent oxidoreductase, giving the protein MKLIEVDAIIVGGGIIGSSAALTLARAGRQVALLERDFCGSHSSGVNYGGVRRQGRSLAQLPLSMRAHAIWGNLRDWIGIDGEYARSGHLKLARSETDFDALKAYARRTQAFDLRLQLLERRELRQRFPWVGDIAVGASYCPEDGHANPRLVSPAFAQAARRSGAQVHEQCKVLEVGHDGHRFSVSTSSGQGFKAPWLLNCAGAWSAQLAEQFGEPVPLTAAHPAMLVTEPLPLFMTASTGVEGGGIYARQVARGNCVLGGGRGFALTPTTARPGQAAVLDILRNATELYPALAGAQAIRTWSGTEGYLPDDEPVLGPSLHQPGLLHGFGFAGAGFQIGPAAGEALAQCILHGAPALSLAAFSINRFQPNHHKENLS; this is encoded by the coding sequence ATGAAGTTGATCGAAGTGGACGCCATCATCGTCGGCGGCGGCATCATCGGCAGCAGCGCGGCCTTGACCCTGGCCCGCGCTGGTCGGCAAGTGGCATTGCTGGAACGCGACTTCTGCGGCTCGCACTCCAGCGGGGTGAACTACGGCGGTGTGCGCCGCCAGGGCCGCTCGTTGGCCCAGCTGCCGTTGTCGATGCGCGCCCATGCCATCTGGGGGAATCTGCGCGATTGGATCGGCATCGATGGCGAATACGCCCGCAGCGGCCACCTGAAGCTGGCCCGCAGCGAAACCGACTTCGATGCCTTGAAGGCCTATGCCCGGCGTACCCAGGCTTTTGACCTTCGCCTGCAACTGCTTGAACGACGCGAACTGCGCCAGCGCTTCCCCTGGGTGGGCGATATCGCTGTCGGCGCCTCGTACTGCCCCGAGGACGGCCATGCCAACCCACGGCTGGTGTCACCGGCCTTCGCCCAGGCGGCCAGACGCAGCGGCGCCCAGGTGCATGAGCAGTGCAAAGTGCTGGAGGTGGGGCACGACGGCCACCGTTTCAGCGTAAGCACCAGCAGCGGCCAAGGCTTCAAGGCGCCCTGGCTGTTGAATTGCGCCGGCGCCTGGTCGGCGCAACTGGCCGAGCAGTTCGGCGAGCCGGTGCCGCTGACCGCGGCCCACCCCGCCATGCTGGTGACCGAGCCGCTGCCGCTGTTCATGACCGCCAGCACCGGGGTCGAAGGCGGCGGCATCTACGCCCGCCAGGTGGCGCGTGGCAACTGCGTGCTGGGCGGCGGGCGCGGTTTTGCCCTTACCCCGACCACCGCACGCCCGGGCCAGGCCGCAGTGCTCGACATCCTGCGCAATGCCACCGAGCTGTACCCGGCACTGGCCGGCGCCCAGGCCATTCGCACCTGGAGCGGCACCGAAGGCTACCTGCCCGATGACGAACCGGTGCTCGGCCCCAGCCTGCACCAGCCCGGCCTGCTGCATGGTTTCGGCTTTGCCGGTGCCGGCTTCCAGATAGGCCCGGCTGCCGGTGAAGCGTTGGCGCAATGCATCCTGCACGGCGCGCCGGCACTCAGCCTTGCGGCTTTTTCCATCAACCGCTTTCAGCCCAACCACCACAAGGAAAACCTGTCATGA
- a CDS encoding (2Fe-2S)-binding protein: protein MPLFKRVAEHDREPVPFLLDGQPARGMSGDTLLTAILTNAGHLRGSDFSAEPRAGFCLMGACQDCWVRLQDGRRVRACSTFLEPGQCVTRDPGRQP, encoded by the coding sequence ATGCCTCTGTTCAAGCGCGTGGCCGAACACGACCGCGAGCCTGTGCCCTTCCTGCTCGACGGCCAACCGGCCAGAGGCATGAGCGGCGATACCCTGCTGACTGCCATCCTGACCAATGCCGGGCACCTGCGCGGCAGCGACTTCAGCGCCGAACCACGCGCCGGCTTCTGCCTGATGGGCGCCTGCCAGGACTGCTGGGTACGCCTGCAGGATGGCCGCCGGGTACGCGCCTGCTCGACCTTTCTGGAACCGGGCCAGTGCGTGACCCGCGACCCGGGGCGTCAGCCATGA
- a CDS encoding shikimate dehydrogenase family protein codes for MIRGSTELVAIVGSPIAQVKSPENFNTWFANNNCNLAMLPIDLHEAALDTFAGTLRGWQNLRGCVVTVPYKQALASRLDSLSERAAALGSVNVIRRERDGRLLGDNVDGAGFLGAARKHGFEPAGKRALVIGCGGVGSAIAYALGEAGIASVTLSDPSTARMGAVCELLGNAFPTVEIATRVDGLEGFDLLVNASPVGMGGSAELPLPAALLATLQPETLVADVVTSPEITPLLNRARQVGCAVQTGPEMAFAQLGHLGAFMGVTPLEI; via the coding sequence ATGATTCGTGGTTCCACTGAACTGGTCGCCATCGTCGGTTCGCCCATTGCCCAGGTGAAGTCCCCCGAAAACTTCAACACCTGGTTCGCCAACAACAACTGCAACCTCGCCATGCTGCCCATCGATCTGCATGAGGCCGCGCTGGATACCTTCGCCGGCACCCTGCGCGGCTGGCAGAACCTGCGCGGTTGCGTGGTCACCGTGCCGTACAAGCAGGCCCTGGCCAGCCGCCTTGATAGCCTGAGCGAGCGCGCAGCCGCGCTGGGCTCGGTCAATGTGATTCGCCGAGAGCGTGACGGGCGACTGCTGGGCGACAACGTGGACGGTGCCGGCTTCCTCGGTGCTGCGCGCAAACATGGCTTCGAGCCGGCCGGCAAGCGTGCGTTGGTAATCGGTTGCGGCGGGGTCGGCAGTGCCATTGCCTATGCACTGGGCGAGGCCGGCATCGCCAGCGTCACCCTCAGCGACCCCAGCACAGCGCGCATGGGCGCTGTGTGCGAGCTGCTCGGCAATGCCTTCCCCACGGTCGAAATCGCCACCCGGGTCGACGGGCTGGAAGGCTTCGACCTGTTGGTCAACGCCTCCCCTGTCGGCATGGGCGGTAGCGCGGAGCTGCCACTGCCTGCCGCCCTGCTCGCCACCTTGCAACCCGAAACCCTGGTCGCCGATGTGGTCACCTCGCCCGAGATCACCCCGCTGCTGAACCGGGCACGCCAGGTTGGCTGCGCGGTCCAGACCGGCCCGGAAATGGCCTTCGCCCAACTCGGCCACCTGGGCGCCTTCATGGGCGTCACGCCGCTGGAGATCTGA
- a CDS encoding ABC transporter substrate-binding protein, which translates to MTHKQRLLALFCTVPGLFACLPAMAQPTLYLGMNGGTMERLFSDNILPKFEQANGVKVVIVPGTSADILAKVQATPNKPSIHVMVLDDGIMYRAIGMGLCSTLKPNPTLAQLPEKALIKDKAAAVSLGVTGLAYNSRLFKANGWAAPTSWNDLADPRFKDKVVFQSMASSTFGLHGFLMYNRLHGGSDTDVNPGFTAWQKNVGPNVLEYIPNSAKLSEMVQTDEAALFPLTPTQVTALKLKGIPVEYAAPKEGAVVLNQAECVTANNDQPELAQKLAEFLLSPEAQSPALELGDQIPSNPNTPTSDKTRGQVEAMQTYLQTAVTIDWDQVNTQRPEWNARWNRQIER; encoded by the coding sequence ATGACGCACAAGCAACGTTTGCTCGCCCTGTTCTGCACCGTGCCCGGCCTGTTCGCCTGCCTGCCCGCCATGGCCCAACCCACGCTTTACCTGGGCATGAACGGCGGCACCATGGAACGGCTGTTCAGCGACAATATCCTGCCAAAGTTCGAGCAGGCCAACGGCGTGAAGGTGGTGATTGTCCCCGGCACCTCGGCCGACATCCTGGCCAAGGTCCAGGCCACGCCGAACAAGCCGTCGATCCATGTGATGGTGCTGGATGACGGCATCATGTACCGCGCCATCGGCATGGGCCTGTGCAGCACACTCAAACCCAACCCGACCTTGGCCCAGTTGCCGGAAAAGGCCCTGATCAAGGACAAGGCCGCCGCAGTCAGCCTGGGCGTGACCGGGCTTGCCTACAACAGCCGCCTGTTCAAGGCCAATGGCTGGGCAGCGCCCACCTCCTGGAACGACCTGGCCGACCCGCGCTTCAAGGACAAGGTGGTGTTCCAGTCGATGGCATCGTCCACCTTCGGCCTGCATGGTTTCCTGATGTACAACCGCCTGCACGGCGGCAGCGATACCGATGTCAACCCGGGCTTCACGGCCTGGCAGAAGAACGTGGGCCCGAACGTGCTGGAGTACATCCCCAATTCGGCCAAGCTCTCGGAAATGGTGCAAACCGACGAAGCCGCGCTGTTCCCGCTCACCCCCACCCAGGTGACGGCGCTGAAGCTCAAAGGCATCCCGGTGGAGTACGCCGCGCCCAAGGAAGGTGCCGTGGTGCTCAACCAGGCCGAATGCGTCACGGCCAACAACGACCAGCCGGAGCTTGCGCAGAAGCTCGCCGAGTTCCTGCTCAGCCCCGAGGCGCAGTCGCCGGCCCTGGAGCTGGGTGACCAGATCCCGTCCAACCCCAACACACCTACCAGTGACAAGACCCGTGGCCAGGTCGAAGCCATGCAGACCTACCTGCAGACTGCCGTGACCATCGACTGGGACCAGGTCAACACCCAGCGCCCCGAATGGAACGCGCGCTGGAACCGCCAGATCGAGCGATAA
- a CDS encoding ABC transporter ATP-binding protein — protein sequence MTFLLIDKLCKRYGATEAVASSSLAIEKGEFVSLLGPSGCGKTTTLQMIAGFVEVTSGRIVLDGRDITHAKPASRGLGVVFQSYALFPHMTVRDNVAFGLRMRKVANADIARRVDQALALVRLDKHAERYPRELSGGQRQRVALARALVIEPPVLLLDEPLSNLDAHLREEMQFEICRIQNEVGITTLMVTHDQAEALSISDRVVVMEAGRITQVDDPYRLYEHPGTPFISDFVGKANRLRGVTGPGGQPQANAQGPLTLSLRPEKISLGPAGSGKLAGRISCRYFLGSQWLYRVDTALGNLAVVRANDGNTPLDEGTQVGLDWNDALLRVLNAGEVAA from the coding sequence ATGACCTTTCTGTTGATCGACAAGCTTTGCAAGCGCTATGGCGCCACGGAGGCAGTGGCCAGCTCGTCACTGGCCATCGAGAAAGGCGAGTTCGTCTCCCTGCTTGGCCCTTCGGGCTGCGGCAAGACCACCACCCTGCAAATGATTGCCGGCTTCGTCGAGGTCACCAGCGGCCGCATTGTCCTCGACGGCCGCGACATCACCCACGCCAAGCCGGCCAGCCGAGGCCTGGGCGTGGTGTTCCAGAGCTACGCGCTGTTCCCGCACATGACCGTGCGCGACAACGTCGCCTTTGGCCTGCGCATGCGCAAGGTGGCCAACGCCGACATCGCCCGCAGGGTCGACCAGGCCCTGGCGCTGGTGCGTCTGGACAAGCATGCCGAGCGCTACCCGCGCGAACTCTCCGGCGGCCAGCGTCAGCGGGTGGCCCTGGCCCGCGCACTGGTGATCGAACCGCCGGTACTGCTACTGGACGAACCGCTGTCCAACCTGGACGCCCACCTGCGTGAAGAAATGCAGTTCGAGATCTGTCGCATCCAGAACGAGGTCGGCATTACCACCTTGATGGTCACCCACGACCAGGCCGAGGCCTTGTCGATCAGCGACCGGGTGGTGGTGATGGAGGCCGGGCGCATCACCCAGGTAGATGACCCCTACCGCCTCTACGAACACCCGGGTACGCCCTTCATTTCCGACTTTGTCGGCAAGGCCAACCGCCTGCGCGGCGTAACCGGCCCCGGCGGGCAACCGCAGGCGAATGCCCAGGGCCCGCTGACCCTCAGCCTGCGCCCGGAAAAAATCAGCCTCGGCCCGGCCGGTAGCGGCAAGCTCGCAGGCCGCATCAGCTGCCGCTACTTCCTCGGCAGCCAGTGGCTGTATCGGGTCGACACCGCTCTGGGCAACCTGGCCGTGGTGCGTGCCAACGACGGCAACACACCGCTGGATGAAGGCACACAGGTCGGCCTGGACTGGAACGATGCCCTGCTGCGGGTACTGAACGCTGGCGAGGTGGCGGCATGA